From the Billgrantia sulfidoxydans genome, one window contains:
- a CDS encoding MFS transporter, translating to MDALRRHSLLLILLGSLVISLAMGLRHGFGLFLEPMSSELGWGREVFAFALALQNLIWGFAQPFTGALADRFGAARVVAVGGMLYALGLLFMGLSESALGMSFSAGLLIGLGLSGTTFSVILGAVGRAVAPEKRSMAMGIVSAAGSFGQFAMLPGTLGLLGWLGWSAALLAMGALAAMMVPLGAMLKDRPSARQATDLSLRAALDEAAGHRGFWLLCLGFFVCGFQVVFIGVHLPGYLFDNGLAVQVGSTTLALVGLFNIFGTYTAGWLGGIFSKPRLLSWLYLTRGAVIAAFVFLPLSPASAYLFGIAIGLLWLSTVPLTNGIVASVFGVRHLSMLGGIVFLFHQVGSFTGVWLGGMLYDQHGDYDVVWKLAILLSVAAALLHWFISEAPIKRPVPREVQA from the coding sequence ATGGACGCCCTTCGCCGCCACTCGCTGCTGCTGATCCTGCTCGGCAGCCTGGTCATTTCGCTGGCCATGGGGCTGCGCCATGGCTTTGGCCTGTTTCTCGAGCCGATGAGCAGTGAGTTGGGCTGGGGGCGCGAAGTGTTCGCCTTTGCCCTGGCGCTGCAGAACCTCATCTGGGGCTTCGCCCAGCCCTTCACCGGCGCGCTGGCCGACCGCTTCGGTGCGGCCCGGGTGGTCGCCGTCGGCGGCATGCTCTATGCCCTCGGCCTGCTGTTCATGGGGCTTTCCGAGTCGGCGCTGGGCATGTCGTTCTCTGCCGGGTTGCTGATCGGCCTGGGGCTCTCGGGCACGACTTTCTCGGTGATCCTCGGCGCCGTCGGCCGCGCCGTGGCACCGGAAAAGCGCAGCATGGCCATGGGGATCGTCAGCGCGGCGGGCTCGTTCGGCCAGTTCGCCATGCTGCCGGGCACCCTGGGCCTGCTCGGCTGGCTCGGCTGGTCGGCCGCGCTGCTGGCGATGGGCGCCCTGGCCGCCATGATGGTGCCGCTCGGCGCCATGCTGAAGGACCGTCCCTCCGCTCGTCAGGCGACGGATCTCTCGCTGCGCGCTGCGCTGGACGAGGCCGCCGGACACCGCGGCTTCTGGCTGCTGTGCCTGGGCTTCTTCGTATGCGGCTTCCAGGTGGTGTTCATTGGCGTGCACCTGCCCGGCTACCTGTTCGACAACGGTCTGGCCGTACAGGTGGGCAGTACCACCCTGGCGCTGGTCGGGCTGTTCAACATCTTCGGCACCTACACTGCCGGCTGGCTGGGGGGCATCTTTTCCAAGCCCCGCCTGCTCAGCTGGCTCTACTTGACCCGCGGCGCGGTGATCGCTGCCTTCGTGTTCCTGCCGCTGAGCCCGGCCAGCGCCTATCTATTCGGCATCGCCATCGGCCTGCTGTGGCTCTCCACGGTGCCGCTGACGAATGGCATCGTGGCCTCGGTGTTCGGCGTGCGCCACCTCTCCATGCTCGGTGGCATCGTCTTCCTGTTTCACCAGGTCGGTTCGTTCACCGGCGTATGGCTCGGCGGCATGCTCTACGACCAGCATGGCGACTACGACGTGGTCTGGAAGCTCGCCATCCTGCTCTCCGTGGCAGCCGCCCTGCTGCACTGGTTCATCAGCGAGGCCCCCATCAAGCGCCCCGTGCCGCGAGAAGTCCAGGCATGA
- a CDS encoding histone deacetylase family protein, with protein sequence MKLFYHPDQASHAPGAFLVRGQLTASPEGPVRAELLAKGLETMGLVLHEPEDIDSPRLRSRLASIHTPRYLSFLETIHARWRELPGASELVMPNIHPCGGGHHYPRHPVGQAGWHLHDMACPIGADSFRGILASAATAQAAAEALIGGHGTTYALCRPPGHHAGPDRAGGFCFLNNSALAAIVLREHFSRVAILDVDLHHGNGTQDIFYYRNDVWTGSLHVDPADFYPFFWGGANEEGMGEGLGANVNLPLPLGSDGAAFLEALEVLIARLEAFRPEAVVIALGLDAHRDDPLAGMTLETADFEAVGRRLAQLARPVVLVQEGGYPTEHLGDNLAAFMNGFSSG encoded by the coding sequence ATGAAGCTTTTCTACCATCCCGACCAGGCATCCCACGCGCCCGGCGCCTTCCTGGTGCGTGGCCAGCTCACCGCTTCCCCCGAGGGACCGGTGCGAGCCGAGCTGTTGGCCAAGGGCCTGGAGACAATGGGCCTCGTGCTGCACGAGCCCGAGGATATCGACAGCCCGCGGCTGCGCAGCCGCCTGGCAAGCATTCACACGCCGCGCTACCTGAGTTTCCTCGAGACCATTCATGCCCGCTGGCGCGAGCTGCCGGGGGCCTCCGAACTGGTGATGCCCAATATCCACCCATGCGGCGGCGGCCATCACTACCCGCGTCATCCGGTAGGGCAGGCGGGCTGGCATCTCCACGACATGGCGTGTCCCATCGGTGCCGACAGCTTCCGCGGCATCCTGGCCAGCGCGGCCACGGCCCAGGCGGCGGCCGAGGCGCTGATCGGTGGCCACGGCACCACCTACGCACTGTGTCGCCCCCCGGGGCACCACGCCGGGCCGGACCGGGCGGGTGGCTTCTGCTTCCTCAACAACTCGGCGCTGGCGGCCATCGTGCTGCGCGAGCACTTCTCGCGGGTCGCCATTCTCGATGTCGACCTGCACCACGGTAATGGCACCCAGGACATCTTCTATTATCGGAACGACGTCTGGACCGGCTCGCTGCATGTCGATCCCGCCGATTTCTACCCCTTCTTCTGGGGCGGGGCCAATGAGGAGGGCATGGGCGAGGGGCTGGGTGCCAACGTCAACCTGCCGCTGCCACTGGGCAGCGATGGCGCCGCCTTCCTCGAGGCGCTGGAGGTATTGATCGCGCGCCTGGAAGCGTTTCGTCCCGAGGCGGTGGTGATCGCGCTGGGACTGGACGCCCATCGTGACGACCCGCTGGCCGGCATGACGCTCGAGACCGCGGATTTCGAAGCGGTCGGCCGACGCTTGGCTCAGTTGGCCCGGCCCGTCGTGCTGGTACAGGAGGGCGGCTATCCCACTGAGCACTTGGGCGACAACCTGGCCGCCTTCATGAATGGCTTCAGCAGCGGCTGA
- a CDS encoding AraC family transcriptional regulator, whose amino-acid sequence MALLDLRTSNLGHEHVAHAHSHHQLILATCGTTELAIEGVGDRVTGGRGCLIPCAHHHEYQGDGRNRTLVLDVSLAALGDRRDGDSLQRLFERPRFFPVSPRLNHLAVTLMAQLEQFPALHSEIAALLLRALYLQLEDELPTGTTASLAGCRSGERIDLQRLNAWIDRHLADEIRVDQLAALCALSPGHFHALFRDLTGVTPVAYVQQRRLDHARALVRHSGLSLGHVASLVGFRDQGSFSRAYRRHFQLSPSTERRDR is encoded by the coding sequence ATGGCTCTTCTCGACCTGCGCACCTCCAATCTGGGGCACGAGCATGTCGCGCATGCCCATTCGCATCACCAACTGATCCTGGCGACCTGCGGCACCACCGAACTCGCGATCGAGGGCGTCGGCGATCGCGTCACCGGCGGCCGCGGCTGCCTGATTCCCTGCGCCCACCATCATGAATACCAGGGCGACGGGCGTAACCGAACGCTGGTGCTCGACGTGTCGCTTGCCGCCCTGGGCGACCGGCGCGACGGCGACAGCTTGCAGCGCTTGTTCGAGCGCCCGCGCTTCTTTCCCGTGTCGCCCCGCCTCAATCATCTTGCTGTCACGCTGATGGCACAGCTCGAGCAGTTCCCGGCGCTGCATAGCGAGATCGCCGCCTTGCTGCTGCGCGCGCTCTATCTTCAGCTCGAGGACGAGCTACCCACCGGCACGACCGCGTCCCTGGCCGGCTGTCGCTCCGGCGAGCGGATCGATCTTCAGCGCCTCAACGCCTGGATCGATCGGCACCTGGCCGACGAAATCCGCGTCGACCAGCTGGCGGCGCTGTGCGCGCTCAGTCCGGGTCATTTCCATGCTCTGTTTCGCGACTTGACCGGCGTCACGCCGGTGGCGTATGTCCAGCAGCGCCGGCTGGATCACGCCCGGGCCCTGGTCCGACACAGCGGCCTGAGCCTGGGGCATGTGGCGTCGCTGGTCGGCTTTCGCGACCAGGGCAGCTTCAGCCGCGCCTACCGGCGCCATTTCCAACTGTCTCCCTCCACCGAGCGTCGCGATCGCTGA
- a CDS encoding DUF4105 domain-containing protein: MTQAIGLLVTLLMAMGMAWGAAALWFRLPGSRSRRRLAVACWGAAALALLLLGGQGQWWANGIQVLLLLLLLIWWFRLRPTHDRPWSDDVAYLATGELQGSHLMLHHVRDFDWRTRDEAEVHWEARRYDLDRLDSVDMIVSSWGRPGVAHVMVSFGFEGQQFVVFSVEVRRLKGERFSEIGGFFRQYELAIVAADERDAVGLRSKVRGERVSLFRLRMPQAAMRSLLLAYVEEANALAKAPRFYNTITANCTTLIFAMARGIGARLPLDYRLLVTDRLPGYAFKVGGLWPGFTLSELEMKGRIDDQARRVHRATDFSQRIRQGVPGWESLDRASLAQDP, encoded by the coding sequence ATGACTCAGGCAATCGGCTTACTGGTAACGCTGCTAATGGCGATGGGCATGGCGTGGGGAGCCGCCGCGCTGTGGTTTCGCCTGCCCGGATCGCGAAGCCGACGACGGCTGGCCGTGGCCTGCTGGGGCGCGGCGGCCCTGGCCCTGTTGCTGCTGGGAGGACAGGGGCAATGGTGGGCGAACGGGATCCAGGTGCTGTTGCTGTTGCTGCTGCTGATCTGGTGGTTCCGGCTGCGGCCGACTCACGATCGGCCCTGGTCCGATGACGTGGCCTATCTGGCCACCGGCGAGCTGCAGGGCAGCCACTTGATGCTGCATCACGTGCGCGATTTCGACTGGCGAACCCGCGACGAGGCCGAGGTGCACTGGGAGGCGCGCCGCTACGACCTGGACCGCCTCGATTCGGTCGACATGATCGTCTCCAGCTGGGGGCGACCGGGCGTCGCCCACGTGATGGTCTCGTTCGGCTTCGAAGGGCAGCAGTTCGTGGTCTTCTCGGTGGAGGTAAGACGCCTGAAGGGCGAACGCTTCTCCGAAATCGGCGGCTTCTTTCGCCAGTATGAGCTCGCCATCGTGGCGGCCGACGAGCGCGACGCGGTGGGCCTGCGCAGCAAGGTACGCGGCGAGCGGGTGTCGCTGTTCCGGCTGCGCATGCCGCAGGCTGCCATGCGTTCGCTGCTGCTCGCCTACGTCGAGGAGGCCAATGCGCTGGCCAAGGCGCCGCGCTTCTACAACACCATCACCGCCAACTGCACCACGCTGATCTTCGCCATGGCGCGCGGCATCGGGGCCCGCCTGCCCCTCGACTACCGTCTGCTGGTGACCGACCGGCTACCGGGCTACGCCTTCAAGGTCGGCGGGCTGTGGCCCGGCTTCACGCTTTCCGAGCTGGAGATGAAAGGGCGCATCGATGACCAGGCGCGCCGAGTGCATCGCGCGACCGATTTCTCCCAGCGCATTCGTCAGGGGGTTCCGGGCTGGGAGTCGCTGGATCGAGCGTCTCTGGCGCAGGATCCGTAG
- a CDS encoding TRAP transporter large permease — protein MTPAILTFAILLLIGAPVAVVMALSGLAGGYAMGGERMLGIIADRMFSGVSGFLLIAVPYFIFTAELMNQGGLTHKLIAFNNALFGRVRGALSHVNVSVSVFFAGLTGAAITDTVAIGKIMIPEMKRQGYDAEYAAAITACSSIIGPIIPPSVVMVVYATLLRDISVIDLFAGGIVPGLLMALALLGVSFYLAWKRGYPKQTPTPIKVAMLSFLAALPAMIVPLIILGGILSGLTTITEASGFAAVYAIAIGVLLYRNLDWRKIWHALVVTVRFSGVVFFLLATSAVLGWFVTRSGIARDAAGLITTFSDSAFLQLMLVCVLLILIGTVMDVLPALVVVAPVLVPAMIQLGFDPLHFAILMIVVLNISNVTPPVGMTLMTAARIANVPYERAILASLPFYVAFLAVILLLAAFPALSTWIPSLLD, from the coding sequence ATGACGCCTGCGATCCTGACCTTCGCCATCCTGCTCCTGATCGGCGCGCCCGTCGCGGTGGTAATGGCGCTCTCCGGCCTGGCCGGCGGTTATGCCATGGGCGGCGAGCGCATGCTCGGGATCATCGCCGACCGCATGTTCTCCGGTGTGTCCGGCTTCCTGCTGATTGCCGTGCCTTATTTCATCTTCACCGCCGAGCTGATGAACCAGGGCGGGCTGACCCACAAGCTGATCGCCTTCAACAATGCCCTGTTCGGGCGCGTGCGTGGGGCGCTCTCCCACGTCAATGTCTCGGTCTCGGTATTCTTCGCCGGCCTTACCGGGGCGGCGATCACCGATACCGTGGCGATCGGCAAGATCATGATCCCCGAGATGAAGCGCCAGGGCTACGACGCCGAGTATGCGGCAGCGATCACCGCCTGCTCGTCGATCATCGGGCCCATCATCCCGCCCAGCGTGGTGATGGTGGTCTACGCCACGCTGCTGCGCGACATCTCGGTGATCGACCTGTTCGCCGGCGGTATCGTCCCGGGTCTGCTGATGGCGCTGGCACTGCTCGGGGTCAGCTTCTACCTGGCCTGGAAGCGCGGCTATCCCAAGCAGACGCCGACGCCCATCAAGGTGGCGATGCTGTCGTTCCTGGCGGCGCTGCCGGCGATGATCGTGCCGCTGATCATCCTGGGCGGCATACTCTCGGGCCTGACCACCATCACCGAGGCGTCCGGGTTTGCTGCGGTCTATGCCATTGCGATCGGCGTGCTGCTCTACCGCAACCTCGACTGGAGGAAGATCTGGCACGCGCTGGTGGTGACGGTACGCTTCTCCGGCGTGGTGTTCTTTCTGCTCGCCACTTCGGCGGTGCTCGGCTGGTTCGTGACGCGCTCGGGGATCGCCCGCGATGCGGCAGGGCTGATCACCACCTTCAGCGACTCGGCGTTCCTCCAACTGATGCTGGTGTGTGTGCTGCTGATCCTGATCGGTACCGTGATGGACGTGCTGCCGGCGCTGGTCGTGGTGGCGCCGGTGCTGGTGCCGGCGATGATCCAGCTTGGCTTCGATCCGCTACACTTTGCCATCCTGATGATCGTGGTGCTCAATATCTCCAACGTGACGCCGCCGGTGGGGATGACCCTGATGACGGCGGCACGCATCGCCAACGTGCCCTACGAGCGGGCGATCCTCGCGTCTCTGCCGTTCTACGTGGCGTTCCTGGCGGTGATCTTGCTGCTGGCGGCCTTTCCGGCACTCTCTACCTGGATTCCCTCGCTGCTTGACTGA
- the dctP gene encoding TRAP transporter substrate-binding protein DctP: MSPKSLPRLAALAVLPLAVAGADAQAQSHEMAIATLLPEDMGNNEVYPALVHFKNLVETRTDGDVEVVIFGGGQLGSEVETASEVQGGRTLQSTIITTGAMSSFYDDYQLMTAPFLFDNWRQAWAFFDSEWFADFMSGTIEEADMRYLGTFDDGGGFVAFTNNERLIETVEDLEGLNIRTEENPGHVAIMKALGASATPLPWGELITALETGLADGQFNAPVLNTTFNFDEVTDYTTLTGHVYNSAAWLVSEEWFQGLSEEQQAAIVTSAREAIELSHGMSGALATASWEESCERFEACYIMPPEQRERMADVARPAWKAWIVDDFGIEAERVDAFLDEVARVGEEVSRTDVSVYGQ, encoded by the coding sequence ATGTCCCCGAAGTCGCTGCCCCGCCTGGCCGCGCTCGCCGTGCTGCCGTTGGCCGTCGCCGGCGCCGATGCCCAGGCGCAGTCCCATGAAATGGCCATTGCCACGCTGTTGCCCGAGGACATGGGCAACAATGAGGTCTATCCCGCGCTGGTGCACTTCAAGAACCTGGTCGAGACCCGTACCGACGGTGACGTGGAGGTGGTGATCTTCGGCGGCGGACAGCTCGGCTCCGAGGTGGAGACCGCCTCGGAAGTGCAGGGCGGGCGCACCCTGCAGTCGACGATCATCACTACGGGGGCGATGTCCTCCTTCTATGACGACTACCAGTTGATGACCGCCCCCTTCCTGTTCGACAACTGGCGCCAGGCCTGGGCCTTCTTCGACAGCGAGTGGTTTGCCGACTTCATGTCCGGCACCATCGAGGAAGCCGACATGCGCTACCTGGGCACCTTCGACGACGGCGGCGGCTTCGTGGCGTTCACCAACAATGAGCGGCTGATCGAGACGGTCGAGGACCTGGAAGGGCTCAACATCCGTACCGAGGAGAACCCGGGGCACGTCGCCATCATGAAGGCGCTGGGCGCTTCGGCCACGCCGCTGCCGTGGGGCGAGCTGATCACCGCGCTGGAGACCGGCCTGGCCGACGGTCAGTTCAATGCGCCGGTGCTCAATACCACCTTCAACTTCGACGAGGTGACCGACTACACCACGCTTACCGGCCACGTCTACAACAGCGCCGCCTGGCTTGTCAGCGAGGAGTGGTTCCAGGGGCTGAGCGAGGAGCAGCAGGCCGCCATCGTCACTTCGGCGCGCGAGGCCATCGAGCTCTCCCACGGCATGTCGGGGGCGCTGGCCACCGCCAGCTGGGAAGAGTCCTGCGAGCGCTTCGAGGCGTGTTACATCATGCCGCCCGAGCAGCGCGAGCGAATGGCCGACGTCGCCCGGCCGGCCTGGAAGGCGTGGATCGTGGATGACTTCGGCATCGAGGCCGAGCGGGTGGATGCCTTCCTCGACGAGGTAGCTCGGGTGGGGGAGGAGGTGTCACGGACGGACGTGTCGGTCTACGGCCAGTAA
- a CDS encoding branched-chain amino acid transaminase has translation MTPLYDRDGWIWRDGEWLPWREAQSHLLTHTLHYGMGCFEGVRAYAGAQGTHLFRVAEHTRRLLDSAHALDMPVAFDEATLIEAQRQCLVRNELRNAYLKPTVFFGAEGLGLRAKGLSVHVMIAAWDLGDYISAEAASLGLRALTSSWARHHVNISLCRAKTNGHYVNSMLALNTAVKAGFDETIMLDPEGYVAEASAANVFLLRDGVLHTPEVTSCLQGITRDCVIQLARDVLGIEVRERRITRDELYIADEAFVTGTAAEILPLRELDGRHVGARAGAPLPGQPIAEDSVTAKLQQLYRRVTRAELAGDLTAFRAWLTPA, from the coding sequence ATGACGCCGCTCTATGATCGAGATGGGTGGATATGGCGGGACGGCGAGTGGTTGCCATGGCGAGAGGCGCAGAGCCACCTGCTGACACACACCCTGCATTACGGCATGGGCTGCTTCGAGGGCGTGCGCGCCTATGCCGGGGCGCAGGGAACCCACCTGTTCCGCGTTGCCGAGCATACCCGGCGCCTGCTCGACAGCGCCCACGCGCTGGACATGCCGGTGGCCTTCGACGAGGCGACGCTGATCGAGGCCCAGCGCCAGTGCCTGGTGCGCAACGAGCTGCGCAATGCCTACCTCAAGCCCACCGTGTTCTTCGGCGCGGAAGGTCTGGGGTTGCGTGCCAAGGGGCTCTCGGTGCACGTGATGATCGCCGCCTGGGACCTGGGCGACTACATCTCGGCGGAGGCGGCTTCGCTCGGCCTGCGGGCACTGACCTCCTCCTGGGCGCGGCACCACGTCAACATCAGCCTGTGCCGGGCAAAGACCAACGGCCACTACGTCAACTCGATGCTGGCGCTCAATACCGCCGTCAAGGCGGGCTTCGACGAGACCATCATGCTCGACCCCGAGGGCTACGTGGCCGAGGCCTCCGCGGCCAACGTCTTCCTGCTGCGCGACGGCGTGCTGCACACGCCGGAGGTGACTTCCTGCCTGCAGGGCATCACCCGCGACTGCGTGATTCAGTTGGCGCGCGACGTGCTGGGCATCGAGGTGAGGGAGCGGCGTATCACCCGCGACGAGCTCTACATCGCCGACGAAGCCTTCGTCACCGGCACCGCCGCCGAGATCCTGCCGCTGCGGGAGCTCGACGGGCGCCATGTCGGTGCACGCGCCGGCGCGCCCCTCCCGGGGCAGCCGATCGCCGAGGATTCCGTGACGGCGAAGCTTCAGCAGCTCTATCGTCGAGTCACGCGAGCGGAACTGGCTGGCGATCTGACTGCCTTTCGTGCCTGGTTGACCCCCGCCTGA
- a CDS encoding class II histone deacetylase, translated as MKRRTGFYWHERCFWHDPGAIGVFSAPGEFLQPQPASESPESKRRLKNLLEVSGLIDELDVRKASPASREDLARFHTGRYLDELEEGELTRGGDAGECAPFTPGSLAAAKQSAGLAIAAVEAVATGELANAYALCRPPGHHAEADRGRGFCLLGNIPVAVMRARALGQVRRVAILDWDVHHGNGQQEAFYDDPDVLTVSIHQAGNYPLDSGDFEELGEGAGYGANLNLPMPPGSGIDAYRYAMQELVLPAIGGFAPDLIVVACGYDACGKDPLGKMMLNSSAFAAMTQQLKALAARISDGKLVMIHEGGYSEGYVPLCGHAVIQTLSGSRIEVPDPQNDEIAAWAYQSLQPHQRALIDGWCEGWRRAAPL; from the coding sequence ATGAAGCGTCGAACAGGCTTTTACTGGCATGAGCGCTGCTTCTGGCACGACCCGGGCGCCATCGGCGTGTTCTCGGCGCCCGGCGAGTTCCTGCAGCCCCAGCCTGCCTCGGAGAGCCCCGAGAGCAAGCGCCGGCTGAAGAACCTGCTCGAGGTGTCGGGGCTGATCGACGAGCTCGACGTGCGCAAGGCGTCGCCGGCGAGCCGCGAGGACCTGGCGCGCTTCCATACCGGGCGCTACCTGGACGAACTCGAGGAGGGCGAGCTGACCCGGGGCGGCGACGCCGGCGAATGCGCGCCCTTCACGCCGGGCAGCCTGGCGGCGGCGAAACAGTCGGCGGGCCTGGCAATCGCCGCGGTGGAGGCGGTGGCCACCGGCGAGCTGGCCAACGCCTATGCCCTGTGTCGGCCGCCGGGGCACCATGCCGAAGCCGATCGCGGGCGTGGTTTCTGCCTGCTCGGCAACATTCCGGTCGCGGTGATGCGGGCCCGGGCGCTGGGGCAGGTCAGGCGCGTGGCGATCCTCGACTGGGACGTGCACCACGGCAACGGCCAGCAGGAGGCCTTCTACGACGACCCCGATGTCCTCACCGTGTCGATTCACCAGGCCGGCAATTATCCGCTGGACAGCGGTGACTTCGAGGAATTGGGCGAAGGCGCGGGGTATGGCGCCAATCTCAACCTGCCGATGCCGCCCGGCAGCGGCATCGACGCCTACCGCTACGCCATGCAGGAGCTGGTGCTGCCCGCCATCGGCGGCTTTGCCCCCGACCTGATCGTGGTGGCCTGCGGCTATGACGCCTGCGGCAAGGATCCGCTGGGCAAGATGATGCTCAACAGTTCGGCCTTCGCCGCCATGACCCAGCAGCTCAAGGCCTTGGCGGCGCGCATCAGCGACGGCAAGCTGGTGATGATCCACGAGGGCGGCTACTCCGAAGGCTACGTGCCGCTGTGCGGGCACGCGGTGATCCAGACCCTGTCGGGTAGTCGCATCGAGGTGCCGGACCCGCAGAACGACGAGATCGCCGCCTGGGCCTACCAGTCGCTGCAGCCGCATCAGCGTGCCCTGATCGACGGCTGGTGCGAGGGCTGGCGGCGTGCCGCTCCGCTCTGA
- a CDS encoding TRAP transporter small permease, whose product MPFLQPLRRLSDTVNQAAIVICVACVLIMLGISFTAFLYKLATGSSLSWTYSLARLFLPWIGFLSMTISLRYGEHVAMTLLVRSLPRVLLKLAAGLCLAVIGVFGLLLLWYGWDYFLGASQVYMVSDRIQIPGKFTAVVMPVSGAIILLHLVQGFALLEHFIDDETAIKELIETVDTETTETEEHA is encoded by the coding sequence ATGCCATTCCTCCAACCCCTGCGTCGCCTGAGCGACACGGTCAACCAGGCGGCAATCGTGATCTGCGTGGCCTGCGTGCTGATCATGCTGGGCATCTCGTTCACGGCGTTTCTCTACAAGCTGGCCACGGGCAGCTCGCTCAGCTGGACCTATTCGCTGGCGCGTCTGTTCCTGCCCTGGATCGGCTTTCTCTCGATGACCATCTCGCTGCGCTACGGTGAACATGTGGCGATGACGCTGCTGGTGCGCAGCCTGCCGCGGGTACTGCTCAAGCTCGCGGCCGGTCTATGCCTGGCGGTGATCGGCGTGTTCGGTCTGCTGCTGCTGTGGTACGGCTGGGACTATTTCCTCGGTGCCTCCCAGGTCTACATGGTCTCGGATCGCATCCAGATCCCCGGCAAGTTCACTGCCGTCGTGATGCCCGTCAGCGGTGCCATCATTCTGCTCCACCTGGTTCAGGGTTTCGCGCTGCTCGAGCATTTCATCGACGACGAGACGGCCATCAAGGAGCTGATCGAGACCGTTGACACCGAGACCACCGAAACGGAGGAGCACGCATGA
- a CDS encoding ornithine cyclodeaminase family protein: MRIVTAEEVAGALPWPALVERLALTFREGVESPPRHHHAMQRPDGEATMLLMPAWERAGYIGVKMVNVFPQNADHGLPAIAGVYLLSEGAHGRPLACLDGSELTRRRTAAASALAARELAREDVETLLVVGTGKLAPMVIEAHAAVRPIKRVRVWGRNPEKARRLAAEYADRFDCAAVENLEAAARDADLISCVTLSSEPLIRGEWLAPGTHLDLIGAFRPSMRETDAECLRRGEVYVDTYAGARGEAGDILQAIDEGAFAFDDIAAELAELLRGEKAGRRSAEAITVFKSVGASLEDLAAAIEVWEQLEKRA, translated from the coding sequence ATGCGTATCGTCACCGCCGAGGAAGTCGCTGGCGCGCTGCCCTGGCCGGCGCTGGTCGAGCGCCTGGCATTGACGTTCCGGGAGGGCGTGGAGTCACCGCCGCGCCATCACCATGCCATGCAGCGGCCCGACGGCGAGGCCACCATGCTGCTGATGCCGGCCTGGGAGCGGGCCGGCTATATCGGCGTGAAGATGGTCAATGTCTTTCCGCAGAATGCCGACCATGGCCTGCCGGCCATTGCCGGCGTCTACCTGCTCAGCGAGGGCGCCCATGGGCGCCCGCTTGCCTGCCTCGACGGCAGCGAGTTGACCCGGCGGCGCACCGCGGCGGCCTCGGCCCTGGCCGCTCGCGAGCTGGCTCGGGAGGATGTCGAGACGCTGCTGGTGGTGGGCACCGGCAAGCTGGCGCCCATGGTGATCGAAGCCCATGCCGCGGTGCGCCCGATCAAGCGCGTGCGAGTCTGGGGCCGCAACCCGGAGAAGGCACGACGGTTGGCTGCCGAGTACGCCGACAGGTTCGATTGTGCGGCGGTCGAGAATCTCGAGGCGGCCGCCCGTGACGCCGACCTGATCAGCTGCGTGACGCTCTCCAGCGAACCGCTGATACGCGGCGAGTGGCTCGCGCCCGGCACCCATCTCGACCTGATCGGCGCGTTCCGCCCCAGCATGCGCGAAACCGACGCCGAGTGCCTGCGGCGTGGCGAGGTGTACGTCGATACCTATGCCGGCGCCCGGGGCGAGGCGGGCGACATTCTCCAGGCGATCGACGAGGGGGCGTTCGCTTTCGACGACATTGCCGCCGAGCTGGCGGAGCTGCTGCGTGGCGAGAAGGCCGGGCGCCGCTCGGCCGAGGCGATTACCGTGTTCAAGTCGGTCGGCGCTTCGCTGGAAGATCTGGCGGCGGCCATCGAGGTCTGGGAGCAGTTGGAGAAGCGTGCATGA
- a CDS encoding RidA family protein — MTIQYHHSNARMSQIAVHNGTVYLAGQVPSDATADMRGQTEQVLARIDELLAEAGSAKEHLISAQVWVTDMAEFDQMNAAWEAWVVPGRPPVRAALEAKLAKPEWKVEIMVVAALPEA, encoded by the coding sequence ATGACCATTCAGTACCATCACAGCAATGCCCGCATGAGCCAGATCGCCGTGCACAACGGAACCGTCTACCTGGCCGGCCAGGTACCGAGCGACGCCACGGCCGACATGCGTGGCCAGACCGAGCAGGTGCTGGCGCGCATCGACGAGCTGCTGGCCGAGGCCGGCAGCGCCAAGGAGCACCTGATCTCGGCCCAGGTGTGGGTCACCGACATGGCGGAGTTCGATCAGATGAACGCGGCCTGGGAAGCCTGGGTGGTGCCGGGCCGCCCGCCGGTGCGCGCCGCCCTCGAGGCCAAGCTGGCCAAGCCTGAATGGAAGGTCGAGATCATGGTGGTCGCGGCGCTGCCGGAGGCTTGA